In a genomic window of Saccharothrix sp. HUAS TT1:
- a CDS encoding acyl-CoA desaturase, with amino-acid sequence MLAGEKSSTEMFLVKLFAVIPALALAAAVPLAWGWGLGWVDIGLAAFFYTLTCLGVTIGFHRYFTHGAFRATRALRITLAVVGSMAMQGPVIGWVADHRRHHAYADREGDPHSPWVFGTSAGALAKGFWHAHMGWLFQRELTNAARFAPDLLADEDIQRVNRWFPALTVVTLLAPGLAGGLITWSWWGALTGFFWAGLVRVAVLHHVTWSVNSICHMIGDRPFTSRDKSANFWPLAILSMGESWHNSHHADPTCARHGVRRGQIDISARLIRVFEVFGWATNVRWQRPERLTRMLKATAS; translated from the coding sequence ATGCTGGCCGGTGAGAAGTCGTCGACCGAGATGTTCCTGGTCAAGTTGTTCGCCGTGATCCCGGCGCTGGCGCTCGCCGCGGCGGTTCCGCTGGCGTGGGGCTGGGGTCTCGGCTGGGTCGACATCGGTCTCGCCGCCTTCTTCTACACCCTCACCTGCCTCGGGGTGACCATCGGGTTCCACCGCTACTTCACCCACGGCGCGTTCAGGGCCACCCGTGCGCTGAGGATCACGCTCGCGGTGGTCGGCAGCATGGCCATGCAGGGCCCGGTCATCGGTTGGGTCGCCGACCACCGCCGGCACCACGCCTACGCCGACCGCGAGGGCGACCCGCACTCCCCGTGGGTCTTCGGGACGTCGGCGGGTGCGCTGGCCAAGGGTTTCTGGCACGCCCACATGGGCTGGCTGTTCCAGCGGGAGCTGACGAACGCCGCCCGCTTCGCCCCCGACCTGCTCGCCGACGAGGACATCCAGCGCGTCAACCGCTGGTTCCCCGCGCTGACCGTCGTGACGCTGCTCGCGCCCGGGCTCGCCGGCGGGCTCATCACGTGGAGCTGGTGGGGCGCGCTGACCGGGTTCTTCTGGGCCGGCCTGGTGCGCGTCGCGGTGCTGCACCACGTCACGTGGTCGGTGAACTCGATCTGCCACATGATCGGCGACCGGCCCTTCACCTCGCGCGACAAGTCCGCCAACTTCTGGCCGCTGGCGATCCTGTCGATGGGCGAGTCCTGGCACAACTCCCACCACGCCGACCCCACCTGCGCCCGCCACGGCGTGCGACGCGGCCAGATCGACATCTCCGCGCGGCTGATCCGGGTCTTCGAGGTGTTCGGGTGGGCCACCAACGTCCGCTGGCAGCGGCCGGAGCGGCTGACCCGGATGCTCAAGGCCACCGCCTCCTGA
- a CDS encoding HPF/RaiA family ribosome-associated protein, with amino-acid sequence MHDAPGGRAVIFQRLRLETGFLASEHDWVSGHLAALGSRLRSFRADQVDLAISLKDRQGVEQRVALECWINRRPRLHLVATSSKRDLPAALSEVRDELIRQVDEAKTRTEPRDNRTLRSVPALPEND; translated from the coding sequence ATGCATGACGCCCCCGGAGGCAGAGCGGTCATCTTCCAGCGACTTCGGCTCGAAACCGGTTTCCTCGCCTCCGAGCACGACTGGGTCTCGGGACACCTGGCCGCCCTCGGCTCGCGGTTGCGGTCGTTCCGAGCCGACCAGGTCGACCTGGCGATCAGCCTGAAGGACCGCCAGGGCGTCGAGCAGCGGGTCGCCCTGGAGTGCTGGATCAACCGGAGACCTCGCCTGCACCTCGTCGCCACGTCCTCGAAGCGCGACCTGCCCGCGGCGCTGAGCGAGGTCCGCGACGAGTTGATCCGACAGGTCGACGAGGCCAAGACGCGCACCGAACCGCGCGACAACCGCACGCTGAGGTCGGTGCCCGCACTGCCCGAGAACGACTAG
- a CDS encoding calcium-binding protein: MRTRQLYPVLAAGIMVMGGLVGAGSASAAVPCTIGPNVTQNDTTVFGSGGNDTIDCTSANPGKTVHGNGGNDTITGTAHTDTIHGGAGDDTLTGQVGDDFLHGDVGTDTLNGSAGNDTLSGPGADLAQDTLNGGDNTDSCGPVGVPPDLRSSCES, translated from the coding sequence GTGCGAACTCGACAGCTCTACCCGGTCCTGGCCGCGGGCATCATGGTCATGGGCGGTCTGGTCGGCGCCGGCAGCGCCTCGGCGGCGGTCCCGTGCACCATCGGCCCCAACGTGACCCAGAACGACACCACGGTGTTCGGTTCCGGTGGGAACGACACGATCGACTGCACCAGCGCCAACCCCGGCAAGACGGTCCACGGCAACGGCGGCAACGACACCATCACCGGCACCGCCCACACCGACACGATCCACGGCGGGGCCGGCGACGACACGCTCACCGGCCAGGTGGGGGACGACTTCCTCCACGGTGACGTCGGCACGGACACGCTGAACGGCTCCGCGGGCAACGACACGCTCAGCGGCCCCGGCGCCGACCTCGCCCAGGACACCCTCAACGGCGGCGACAACACCGACTCCTGCGGGCCCGTCGGCGTTCCCCCGGACCTCCGCAGCAGCTGCGAGTCCTGA